Proteins encoded by one window of Candidatus Rokuibacteriota bacterium:
- a CDS encoding MBL fold metallo-hydrolase, giving the protein MKTMAGRIYLKQMELGSMQNFVYLVGDPVAKQCVVVDPAWEIDTIVGTAQQDDMTIIGALITHTHQDHVGGHLFGMDIPGVADLLEQVKAKVYVHKAEREFLKGFGSDLVKVDANDTLQVGALTLTFVHTPGHTPGSQCFLMEDRLISGDTLFIGSCGRTDLPGSDPTEMYYSLTQRLAKLPDETVLLPGHNYGGTSSTLGTEKRGNPFMRFTSLGDFLSVMGGGRIVLP; this is encoded by the coding sequence ATGAAGACGATGGCCGGCCGGATCTACCTGAAGCAGATGGAGTTGGGTTCCATGCAGAACTTCGTCTACCTTGTGGGCGACCCGGTGGCGAAGCAGTGCGTGGTGGTCGACCCGGCCTGGGAGATCGACACGATCGTCGGCACGGCCCAGCAGGACGACATGACCATCATCGGCGCACTGATCACCCACACCCACCAGGATCACGTGGGCGGCCATCTCTTCGGGATGGACATCCCGGGTGTCGCCGACCTGCTCGAGCAGGTCAAGGCGAAGGTGTACGTCCACAAGGCGGAGCGGGAGTTCCTCAAGGGGTTCGGGTCCGATCTCGTCAAGGTCGATGCCAACGACACGCTCCAGGTGGGCGCGCTCACCCTGACCTTCGTGCACACGCCCGGGCACACCCCCGGGTCCCAGTGCTTTCTCATGGAGGACCGGCTGATCTCCGGCGACACGCTCTTCATCGGCTCGTGCGGCCGGACCGATCTCCCCGGGAGCGATCCGACCGAGATGTACTACTCGTTGACCCAGCGTCTGGCCAAGCTACCCGACGAGACGGTTCTGCTCCCCGGCCACAACTACGGCGGAACCTCCTCGACGCTCGGCACGGAAAAGCGGGGGAACCCGTTCATGCGGTTCACCTCCCTCGGCGATTTCCTGAGCGTCATGGGCGGCGGCCGGATCGTGCTCCCCTAA